From a single Tachypleus tridentatus isolate NWPU-2018 chromosome 6, ASM421037v1, whole genome shotgun sequence genomic region:
- the LOC143253372 gene encoding beta-1,4-galactosyltransferase galt-1-like, whose protein sequence is MLNYLKKLPVGVALFYAIITVGFYTFLSSNYLHALWKIDRVRPTGLKITEDPENNQKDDWIKVTKDIHIYSAFWDDRLKPLKSFVRVVAVGPRVGLKQKNISCVAYNQSQNVSMVTPTSYNVIEEHHLQKYSAVYFICHWPRNKPPPILISLRHNPTSVESTKLSVHIGRQNNFSETENNMAVCARPFFGPFNNTLALAEFIAVYIILGVHHFTFYNYQISNETQIFISSLQEQGFQIELLPWSLPHSVIKKTWAYGQLASIQDCIYRNMFDYKYVALVDIDEFIFPRSHQTLQEMIMSMPVKTWSNLVFRNSFFCNQHPDDIRYPDIDIPLKTLKRVIREKTIWSPYARSKLIVRPSKITTCGIHFVWKHLKAWNSLVVSPQVSILHHYRPNLCTKDYSKLKVDKYVLKFKSQLLNSRVLQTWRELYLPETQY, encoded by the coding sequence ATGCTGAATTATTTAAAGAAGTTACCTGTTGGAGTGGCTCTGTTTTATGCAATTATAACCGTTggattttatacatttttgtcttctaattATCTGCATGCTCTTTGGAAAATAGATCGTGTAAGACCAACTGGACTGAAAATAACAGAAGATCCCGAGAATAATCAAAAGGATGATTGGATAAAAGTTACTAAAGATATCCACATATACTCAGCGTTCTGGGATGATAGGCTAAAACCCTTGAAAAGCTTTGTTCGAGTTGTAGCTGTCGGACCACGCGTTGGCCTAAAACAAAAGAATATCAGCTGTGTCGCTTACAACCAGAGTCAAAACGTTTCCATGGTGACTCCTACCAGCTATAATGTCATTGAGGAACACCATTTACAAAAGTACTCAGCAGTGTACTTCATCTGTCATTGGCCTAGAAACAAACCACCTCCCATTTTGATAAGTTTGCGTCATAATCCTACATCAGTGGAGTCCACAAAACTTTCTGTCCACATTGGACGTCAAAACAATTTTtcagaaactgaaaataatatggCAGTGTGTGCTCGTCCTTTCTTTGGGCCATTTAACAACACATTGGCTTTAGCAGAGTTTATAGCTGTATACATCATTTTAGGAGTTCATCATTTTACGTTTTATAACTACCAAATATCAAACGAGACACAGATATTCATTTCTTCTCTGCAAGAACAAGGATTCCAAATTGAACTTCTTCCTTGGAGCCTACCACATTCGGTGATAAAGAAAACTTGGGCATACGGTCAGTTAGCTAGCATTCAGGATTGTATTTATAGAAACATGTTTGATTATAAATACGTGGCCTTGGTAGATATCGATGAATTTATTTTCCCACGAAGTCACCAAACGTTGCAGGAAATGATAATGTCCATGCCCGTGAAAACTTGGAGTAACTTAGTGTTTCGTAATTCTTTCTTCTGCAACCAACATCCAGACGATATTAGATATCCGGATATTGATATACCACtcaaaactttaaaacgtgtGATCCGAGAAAAGACAATATGGAGCCCCTATGCCAGATCCAAACTTATAGTCCGACCTTCCAAAATAACCACGTGTGGTATTCATTTCGTTTGGAAACATCTTAAGGCATGGAATTCCCTCGTGGTGTCACCGCAAGTGAGCATTCTGCACCATTACCGTCCTAACTTGTGTACCAAAGACTATTCGAAACTAAAGGTAgacaaatatgtattaaaattcaaAAGCCAGCTGCTGAATTCCAGAGTGTTACAGACCTGGCGTGAACTGTACCTGCCAGAAACCCAATACTAA